From one Cryptosporangium minutisporangium genomic stretch:
- a CDS encoding MFS transporter, producing MNETHAPSTTAHHPPASRPAPARADRRAWFGLLIVLGPVLLVAMDGSVLYLAMPRVTSTLNPSADQALWILDVYGFVVGSLLIAFGNLGDRYGRLRLLLIGVVVFGIGSAGAAFAPSPEALIGFRALMGLGGATLLPSGLAVLSELFPDARQRAQAIGIFAATFAAGFAVAPIVGGLLLSQFWWGSVFLINLPVVAAVLVFAPVVLREVRTTRAGTVDVLSVVLSAGGLLLAVYALKDAAAHGLSVASLAAGLAGVVVLWWFVRRQHTLEHPLVDFSLFRERVFAVAIVTGALSLVAWAAAAYLTGIYLQSVLDLPVLTAALLALPGAAVLTASCVVTPAVVQRIGKRAALVTCHFAMAAGLSLLLFTRVTGGVGWFIASTVVAGVGYGLSFSLVAETAVAAVPPSRAGSAAALAETSNEIGNALGIALLGSLAAVVFRLLGPEVAATLDATLHTPAVSGAAAEQAREAFLTGMHVAVAAAALACAVLGGLAARWIPAQRP from the coding sequence ATGAACGAGACGCACGCTCCCTCCACCACCGCGCACCACCCGCCCGCGAGCCGGCCGGCTCCGGCGCGGGCGGATCGGCGGGCCTGGTTCGGCCTGCTCATCGTGCTCGGCCCGGTGTTGCTCGTGGCGATGGACGGTTCGGTTCTGTACCTGGCGATGCCGCGGGTGACCTCGACGTTGAACCCGAGCGCGGATCAGGCCCTCTGGATCCTGGACGTGTACGGGTTCGTGGTCGGCTCGCTGCTGATCGCGTTCGGGAACCTCGGCGACCGCTACGGGCGTCTGCGCCTGCTGCTGATCGGCGTGGTCGTCTTCGGCATCGGCTCGGCCGGTGCGGCGTTCGCGCCGAGCCCGGAGGCTCTGATCGGGTTCCGGGCTCTCATGGGTCTCGGCGGGGCCACCCTGCTGCCCTCCGGGCTGGCGGTGCTCAGCGAGCTCTTCCCCGACGCCAGGCAGCGGGCGCAGGCGATCGGGATCTTCGCGGCGACGTTCGCGGCCGGCTTCGCCGTGGCGCCGATCGTCGGCGGCCTGCTGCTCAGCCAGTTCTGGTGGGGCTCGGTGTTCCTGATCAACCTGCCGGTGGTGGCCGCCGTCCTCGTCTTCGCCCCGGTCGTCCTGCGCGAGGTGCGCACCACCCGCGCCGGGACCGTCGACGTGCTCAGCGTGGTCCTGTCCGCCGGCGGTCTGCTGCTGGCTGTCTACGCGCTCAAGGACGCCGCAGCGCACGGTCTGTCGGTGGCTTCGCTGGCCGCCGGTCTCGCCGGCGTCGTCGTGCTCTGGTGGTTCGTGCGTCGCCAGCACACCTTGGAGCACCCGCTGGTCGACTTCTCCCTGTTCCGCGAGCGAGTATTCGCGGTGGCGATCGTCACCGGCGCGCTCTCCCTGGTCGCGTGGGCCGCCGCCGCGTATCTCACCGGCATCTACCTGCAGTCCGTTCTCGACCTACCGGTACTGACTGCTGCCCTGCTGGCCCTCCCCGGGGCTGCGGTGCTCACCGCCTCCTGCGTCGTCACACCCGCGGTGGTCCAGCGGATCGGCAAGCGTGCCGCCCTGGTCACCTGCCACTTCGCGATGGCGGCCGGCCTCTCCCTGCTGCTGTTCACCCGGGTCACCGGGGGAGTCGGCTGGTTCATCGCCTCCACGGTGGTCGCCGGCGTCGGATACGGGCTCTCGTTCAGCCTGGTCGCCGAGACCGCCGTGGCCGCGGTACCGCCGAGCCGGGCGGGCTCGGCCGCCGCGCTCGCCGAGACCTCCAACGAGATCGGCAACGCTCTCGGCATCGCTCTGCTCGGTTCGCTGGCAGCCGTCGTCTTCCGCCTCCTCGGCCCCGAGGTCGCCGCGACCCTGGACGCGACGCTGCACACCCCCGCGGTCAGTGGCGCCGCGGCGGAGCAGGCCCGTGAGGCGTTCCTGACGGGGATGCACGTCGCGGTCGCCGCCGCCGCTCTCGCCTGCGCGGTGCTGGGAGGACTCGCCGCACGGTGGATCCCCGCGCAGCGCCCGTGA
- a CDS encoding PP2C family protein-serine/threonine phosphatase, which yields MTAEFGQNGEAMFDALLHASHQCHPEDLPTLVARHAAPVGLYEPVIYLVDLQQDALVWLRPRGVAGEPPAVQLPVDSGPGGSAFTELEVRAEEQDGSRLWVTLLDGTERLGVMRLTVASADDVTVRRARRLASLVALMLVSKRAHSDAYHRVARLREMSVSAEVQWSLLPPNTFATDAVVVAGMLEPAYEVGGDLFDWAFDGPILHTALFDAVGHDVSSAVLSALTSGAYRNARRRGLDLPATVAAVDEVLHEQFAARRLTTGVLARLNTDTGWLEWVLAGHPPPVLIRGHALQQLLECHPCLPMGVGVSRAVTVGLAQLEPGDRILFYTDGITEARDPQGRFFGLERLVDFLVTHDKNGHAAPETLRRLVHALLDHHNDRLADDAGLLLVEWRHDPRLAQP from the coding sequence ATGACCGCCGAGTTCGGTCAGAACGGCGAAGCCATGTTCGACGCGTTGCTGCACGCGTCCCACCAGTGCCATCCGGAGGACCTGCCGACGCTGGTGGCGAGGCACGCCGCTCCGGTGGGCCTGTACGAGCCGGTCATCTACCTGGTCGACCTGCAGCAGGACGCGCTGGTGTGGCTCCGGCCCCGTGGTGTGGCCGGCGAGCCGCCCGCGGTGCAGCTCCCGGTCGACAGCGGTCCGGGCGGATCGGCCTTCACCGAGCTGGAGGTCCGCGCCGAGGAGCAGGACGGCTCGCGGCTGTGGGTGACGTTGCTGGACGGCACCGAGCGTCTCGGGGTGATGCGGCTGACCGTGGCGTCCGCCGACGACGTGACCGTACGCCGGGCCCGGCGGCTGGCGTCGCTGGTCGCGCTGATGCTGGTCTCGAAGCGCGCGCACAGCGACGCCTACCACCGTGTCGCGCGACTACGGGAGATGTCCGTGTCGGCGGAGGTGCAGTGGAGCCTGCTACCGCCGAACACGTTCGCCACCGACGCCGTGGTGGTCGCCGGCATGCTCGAACCGGCCTACGAAGTCGGCGGTGACCTGTTCGACTGGGCCTTCGACGGGCCGATCCTGCACACGGCCCTCTTCGACGCGGTCGGGCACGACGTGTCTTCCGCGGTGCTGTCCGCCCTGACCTCCGGCGCCTACCGCAACGCGCGCCGACGGGGCCTGGACCTCCCGGCGACCGTGGCCGCGGTCGACGAGGTCCTCCACGAACAGTTCGCCGCGCGACGCCTGACCACCGGCGTGCTCGCCAGGCTGAACACCGACACCGGCTGGCTGGAGTGGGTGCTGGCCGGGCATCCGCCGCCGGTCCTCATCCGCGGCCACGCGCTGCAGCAGCTGCTCGAGTGCCACCCGTGCCTGCCAATGGGCGTCGGCGTGAGCCGCGCGGTCACGGTCGGTCTGGCGCAGCTGGAGCCCGGGGACCGGATCCTCTTCTACACCGACGGGATCACCGAGGCCCGCGACCCGCAGGGCCGGTTCTTCGGACTCGAGCGCCTCGTCGACTTCCTCGTCACCCACGACAAGAACGGCCACGCCGCCCCGGAGACGCTGCGACGCCTCGTCCACGCGCTGCTGGACCACCACAACGATCGTCTCGCCGACGACGCCGGACTCCTGCTCGTCGAGTGGCGTCACGACCCCCGCCTGGCGCAGCCCTGA
- a CDS encoding SAM-dependent methyltransferase has product MPDKIDTTTAHPARRYDYWLGGKDHFAVDRASGDAIAEAFPAIRTWAIENRGFMRRAAAYLAREAGIRQFLDIGTGIPTSPNLHEVVQEIAPESRVAYIDNDPLVLVHARALMSSATPRGAVAYLEADLHDPDAILGSDEVKDVLDLSRPVALSLVAVLHFFHDNEVDDPYRIVRTLVDALPSGSYLAISHASWDYLPPAVAERLQHAQRGEVQPRSKAEFEQFFTGLELVEPGISLVSEWRDDRSEQPDPSDVSCYGAVARIP; this is encoded by the coding sequence GTGCCCGACAAGATCGACACGACGACCGCGCACCCGGCCCGCCGCTACGACTACTGGTTGGGCGGGAAGGACCACTTCGCCGTCGACCGAGCCTCCGGCGACGCGATCGCGGAGGCGTTCCCGGCGATCCGTACCTGGGCGATCGAGAACCGGGGCTTCATGCGTCGCGCCGCGGCCTACCTCGCGCGCGAGGCGGGGATCCGGCAGTTCCTCGACATCGGCACCGGCATCCCCACGTCGCCGAACCTGCACGAGGTCGTGCAGGAGATCGCCCCGGAGTCCCGGGTCGCGTACATCGACAACGACCCGCTCGTGCTGGTGCACGCCCGTGCGCTGATGAGCAGCGCCACGCCGCGGGGCGCGGTCGCGTACCTCGAAGCCGACCTGCACGACCCCGACGCGATCCTCGGCTCCGACGAGGTCAAGGACGTCCTCGACCTGAGCCGACCGGTGGCCCTGAGCCTCGTCGCGGTCCTGCACTTCTTCCACGACAACGAGGTCGACGATCCGTACCGGATCGTGCGGACGCTGGTCGACGCGCTGCCCTCCGGTTCGTACCTGGCGATCAGCCACGCCAGCTGGGACTACCTGCCGCCGGCCGTGGCCGAGCGGCTCCAGCACGCGCAGCGCGGCGAGGTCCAGCCGCGGAGCAAGGCCGAGTTCGAGCAGTTCTTCACCGGCCTGGAGCTCGTGGAGCCGGGGATCAGCCTGGTGTCGGAGTGGAGGGACGACCGCAGCGAGCAGCCGGACCCCTCCGACGTGTCGTGCTACGGCGCGGTGGCTCGGATCCCGTAG
- a CDS encoding MFS transporter, whose product MSASGTKVQIPRQAWKVAVLAGMASYLDAGVIVTSGATFVIYRDDFGFGAGTLGVLSALLTLLFAVGALVGGRLGDRFGRRRVFTVTMVGLAVGVATMGAAQNVLMLYVGTVLVGFSIGADLPVSLAMIAEEAPPGAKGRLIAFSHVLWMTAIGTVLALQALVGNLGTIGARIMWLHLLVLALVVLVLRSRMPESKEWAAERERARSAPPQDAEGHQLDAGNELVRRPFVLPLVALALFYGIVNLSANTGGQFATLLYTDVAGVSVSTAGTLGLIVLGISFLSALGFMRIIESPNRMTFFLVGGVLYVVAQLLPLVFGPSLVTLVAWQALSGVGGAFAGEPMWKIWSQELFPTLLRASAQGVTTFFTRVLAALVALGTPLLIEVGPSYLFAFLTVCVAFTTALGWFWIRRMPPGQDVEKALEEGVPPREAFSLA is encoded by the coding sequence ATGAGCGCCTCGGGAACCAAGGTCCAGATCCCCCGGCAGGCCTGGAAAGTCGCGGTGCTCGCCGGGATGGCGTCCTACCTCGACGCGGGCGTCATCGTCACCAGCGGCGCGACGTTCGTGATCTACCGGGACGACTTCGGGTTCGGCGCGGGCACGCTCGGCGTGCTGTCCGCGCTGCTCACTCTCCTGTTCGCGGTCGGCGCGCTGGTCGGTGGCCGCCTGGGTGACCGGTTCGGCCGCCGACGCGTCTTCACGGTCACGATGGTCGGCCTCGCGGTGGGCGTCGCCACGATGGGCGCTGCGCAGAACGTGCTAATGCTCTACGTCGGCACCGTGCTCGTCGGGTTCAGCATCGGCGCTGATCTTCCGGTGTCGCTGGCGATGATCGCCGAAGAGGCCCCGCCCGGGGCGAAGGGGCGGTTGATCGCGTTCTCCCACGTGCTGTGGATGACGGCGATCGGCACGGTGCTCGCCCTGCAGGCCCTGGTCGGGAACCTCGGCACGATCGGTGCCCGGATCATGTGGCTGCACCTGCTGGTACTCGCCCTCGTTGTCCTCGTCCTGCGGTCCCGGATGCCGGAGTCGAAGGAGTGGGCCGCCGAGCGGGAACGGGCCCGCTCCGCGCCACCGCAGGACGCCGAGGGTCACCAGCTGGACGCCGGCAACGAGCTGGTGCGCCGACCGTTCGTCCTCCCGCTGGTCGCGCTCGCCCTGTTCTACGGAATCGTGAACCTCTCCGCGAACACCGGCGGGCAATTCGCGACGCTGCTCTACACCGACGTCGCCGGGGTGTCGGTGAGCACGGCGGGGACTCTCGGGCTGATCGTGCTCGGGATCTCGTTCCTGTCCGCGCTGGGGTTCATGCGCATCATCGAGTCACCGAACCGGATGACGTTCTTCCTCGTGGGCGGGGTCCTCTACGTCGTCGCGCAGCTGCTGCCGCTCGTGTTCGGTCCGTCGCTGGTGACGTTGGTGGCGTGGCAGGCGCTGAGCGGGGTCGGTGGGGCGTTCGCGGGCGAGCCGATGTGGAAGATCTGGTCCCAAGAGCTGTTCCCCACGCTGCTGCGCGCCAGCGCCCAAGGCGTGACCACGTTCTTCACCCGGGTCCTGGCCGCTCTCGTCGCGCTGGGCACGCCGCTGCTCATCGAGGTCGGCCCGTCGTATCTGTTCGCGTTCCTCACCGTGTGCGTAGCGTTCACCACCGCCCTCGGGTGGTTCTGGATCCGACGCATGCCGCCCGGGCAGGACGTCGAGAAGGCGCTGGAGGAAGGAGTGCCGCCGCGGGAGGCCTTCTCCCTCGCCTGA
- a CDS encoding AraC family transcriptional regulator, with product MPELSITLREGHAHFTEGVLAAAGRHVHVARMEVHTHGFVEIAVVTGGGGTHLSLGGRHDIQVGDVFFLRPGVWHGYDCAHLELYNCGFSPELLYRELAWSHEDPLLGYLLWTAPLSKGRRGLLTTHLGAEQLRDCEAHLEALDRLRFKPLGLHRGDVIAELTLVLGHVARAVAADRDHAAEPSGPTHPVVAQAIQTLESRLQHPWTLTELAAELHVSSSYLLRRFKASTGLPPMAYLARRRVETAAEMLLHSDETVGEIGDAVGWPDPNYFARRFRTHFGLSATTYRARFAHTARQLRAVPP from the coding sequence ATGCCGGAGCTGTCCATCACGCTGCGCGAAGGGCACGCTCACTTCACCGAGGGTGTGCTCGCCGCCGCGGGTCGGCATGTGCACGTGGCGCGGATGGAGGTGCACACCCACGGCTTCGTCGAGATCGCCGTCGTCACCGGTGGCGGCGGCACGCACCTGTCCCTCGGCGGTCGCCACGACATCCAGGTCGGAGACGTGTTCTTCCTGCGACCCGGCGTCTGGCACGGCTACGACTGCGCGCATCTCGAGCTGTACAACTGCGGGTTCAGCCCCGAACTGCTCTACCGAGAGCTGGCGTGGAGCCACGAGGATCCCTTGCTCGGCTACCTGCTCTGGACGGCGCCACTGTCGAAGGGACGACGCGGGCTGCTCACGACCCACCTGGGCGCGGAGCAGTTACGCGACTGCGAAGCCCACTTGGAGGCGCTCGACCGGCTGCGGTTCAAACCGCTCGGACTGCACCGCGGAGACGTCATCGCCGAGCTGACCCTCGTCCTGGGCCACGTCGCCCGCGCCGTGGCCGCCGACCGGGATCACGCGGCGGAGCCGAGCGGACCCACGCATCCGGTCGTCGCGCAGGCGATCCAGACCCTGGAGTCCCGGCTCCAGCACCCGTGGACCCTCACCGAGCTAGCGGCCGAGCTGCACGTCTCCTCCAGCTACCTGCTGCGGCGCTTCAAGGCGTCCACCGGACTGCCTCCGATGGCCTACCTCGCACGGCGCCGCGTCGAGACCGCGGCCGAGATGCTGCTGCACAGCGACGAGACCGTCGGCGAGATCGGTGACGCCGTCGGCTGGCCCGACCCGAACTACTTCGCCCGACGGTTCCGCACCCACTTCGGCCTGAGCGCCACGACCTACCGCGCCCGCTTCGCCCACACCGCCCGACAGCTCAGAGCAGTGCCGCCGTGA
- a CDS encoding ABC transporter substrate-binding protein — translation MGRRAVVALGTACVLALAVAACGEDSAGGADEIKLGVLAPLSGPSSSAFAAYPDGVEARLAAYKEDGGKCADKTFTLVEGDDQSTPQGAVTAAQKLVQRDRVYAVLEGSPAFYGAAPFMTTTGKKIPVFGAGFDGAKQWKDTTNNLLPASIVPEYEKTFTTHGEYFKSQGGTKIAGVSYDNPAGRGGMEYSLRSAVAAGLQRGYVNTTVPVGSTDVGAIVLGIIESRSDVVTLTLNPDTSFAVVAGLRQAGYQPKAILTATGYGADLLESAPAVQAGQGVSFSTGWAPVELKTPGALRLSKALKDHAGSESGIPSFAQSLGWLTADLLLHGLDLAGCDATQEKLLSTVRNDKTWTAGGLFALPRDFTTTSADKLCLYFLKLTGKAFVPDQKASPLCGSVVRS, via the coding sequence ATGGGGAGACGGGCAGTAGTCGCGCTGGGGACGGCGTGCGTCCTGGCGCTCGCGGTAGCGGCGTGCGGCGAGGACAGTGCGGGGGGAGCGGACGAGATCAAACTCGGCGTGCTGGCTCCGTTGAGCGGACCGTCGAGTTCTGCTTTTGCGGCCTACCCCGACGGGGTGGAGGCGCGGCTGGCTGCGTACAAGGAGGACGGCGGTAAGTGCGCCGACAAGACGTTCACGCTCGTCGAGGGTGACGACCAGTCGACCCCGCAGGGCGCGGTGACCGCCGCGCAGAAGCTCGTCCAGCGGGACCGGGTCTACGCGGTCCTCGAGGGCAGCCCGGCCTTCTACGGCGCGGCGCCGTTCATGACCACGACCGGCAAGAAGATACCGGTCTTCGGCGCCGGCTTCGACGGAGCGAAGCAGTGGAAGGACACCACGAACAACCTGCTCCCGGCCAGCATCGTCCCGGAGTACGAGAAGACGTTCACCACCCACGGCGAGTACTTCAAGAGCCAGGGCGGTACCAAGATCGCCGGTGTCTCGTACGACAACCCGGCCGGGCGCGGCGGCATGGAGTACAGCCTTCGGTCGGCGGTAGCGGCCGGGCTCCAACGTGGCTACGTCAACACGACGGTTCCGGTGGGCAGCACCGACGTCGGCGCGATCGTGCTCGGCATCATCGAGTCGCGCTCCGACGTCGTCACGCTGACGCTCAACCCGGACACCTCCTTCGCCGTGGTCGCGGGCCTCCGGCAGGCCGGTTACCAGCCGAAGGCGATCCTGACGGCGACCGGCTACGGCGCGGACCTCCTCGAGTCGGCGCCGGCGGTCCAGGCCGGTCAGGGCGTCTCGTTCTCCACCGGCTGGGCACCGGTGGAGCTGAAGACCCCGGGCGCGTTACGTCTGTCGAAGGCGCTCAAGGACCACGCCGGTTCCGAGTCGGGCATCCCGAGCTTCGCCCAGTCCCTCGGGTGGCTCACCGCGGACCTTCTGCTGCACGGCTTGGACCTCGCCGGGTGCGACGCCACGCAGGAGAAGCTGCTCTCCACCGTGCGGAACGACAAGACGTGGACGGCGGGCGGGTTGTTCGCGCTGCCGCGAGACTTCACGACGACCTCGGCGGACAAGCTCTGCCTGTACTTCCTGAAGCTCACCGGGAAAGCCTTCGTCCCGGACCAGAAGGCCTCACCGCTGTGCGGGTCGGTCGTCCGCAGCTGA
- a CDS encoding sigma-70 family RNA polymerase sigma factor, producing MPTEHPVQALVEAALAGDERAWNAIVDRYASLLWAVCRGFGLSTTDTDDVVQVVWLRLLEHLPGLAAPAALPGWLITTTRRECLQHARVSSGRARREAPLLVEPGADLDDLDDELLRAERRAAMRAAFRQLGERCRRLLGLLLTEPRPSYVQISAELGLAIGSIGPIRARCLDDLRRAPELAALLAAPTGGA from the coding sequence ATGCCGACCGAGCATCCGGTGCAGGCGTTGGTCGAGGCGGCGCTCGCGGGCGATGAGCGCGCGTGGAACGCGATCGTCGACCGGTACGCATCGTTGCTCTGGGCGGTCTGCCGGGGCTTTGGCCTGTCCACCACCGACACCGACGACGTCGTCCAGGTGGTCTGGTTGCGGCTGCTGGAGCATCTCCCGGGCCTCGCCGCCCCGGCCGCTCTGCCCGGCTGGCTGATCACGACGACACGCCGCGAGTGCCTGCAGCACGCGCGGGTGTCGTCGGGCCGGGCCCGGCGCGAAGCGCCCCTCCTCGTGGAGCCAGGCGCTGACCTCGACGACCTGGATGACGAACTACTGCGCGCCGAGCGACGGGCGGCGATGCGGGCGGCGTTCCGACAGCTGGGCGAGCGCTGCCGGCGGCTGCTCGGACTGTTGCTCACCGAGCCTCGGCCGTCGTACGTCCAGATCAGTGCGGAGCTAGGTCTCGCGATCGGCAGCATCGGGCCGATCCGGGCCCGCTGTCTGGACGACCTGCGCCGGGCGCCGGAGCTGGCGGCGCTGCTGGCTGCGCCCACCGGCGGGGCGTGA
- a CDS encoding S8/S53 family peptidase: protein MNQAELLVDLRDARTVARLIADTPPLADHLVVGTDDTGSGLGLVRWSLTGVEKAVASLRTDPATAPLVPREPPEEDVDVLIAVLRGLARSAYGGWNPVIDRDHDIGAVELNPHVKIAVGDPAEEAAPAVVRLVGAGYPDGPRIGVADARVYDHPDLAGRYLGQPLIGPGPFLTKAPGHATIVAGTILRREPSARLVCRTVLVPHPDGANTSWEVANRLLAFLRDDVSVLNMSFGCLTDGSPPLALRRALDRLSGSVVLVAAAGNHGESTMPAAVYPAAFGDVTAVGAAGTDGEIAPTTPRAPWLDLLAPGVDVVGPFPPAVALSADTAPTAFRSGYARWSGSSFAAANVTGAIARLIVTERIDAFAARDRLLEEAGPDIRPFVLEV from the coding sequence ATGAATCAGGCCGAGTTGCTGGTGGACCTTCGTGACGCGCGCACCGTCGCGCGTCTCATCGCGGACACCCCTCCTCTTGCCGACCATCTCGTCGTCGGGACGGACGACACCGGGTCGGGCCTCGGGCTCGTCCGATGGTCGCTGACCGGGGTCGAGAAGGCGGTCGCGTCGCTGCGCACCGATCCGGCGACCGCTCCCCTGGTTCCCAGGGAGCCGCCGGAGGAGGACGTGGACGTGCTGATCGCCGTGCTCCGCGGGCTCGCTCGATCGGCGTACGGCGGGTGGAACCCGGTGATCGACCGGGACCATGACATCGGTGCCGTAGAGCTCAACCCGCACGTCAAGATCGCGGTCGGCGATCCCGCCGAGGAGGCGGCCCCCGCCGTCGTCCGGCTGGTCGGCGCCGGTTACCCGGACGGACCGCGGATCGGCGTCGCGGACGCGCGGGTCTACGACCATCCCGACCTCGCCGGCCGGTATCTCGGTCAGCCGCTGATCGGTCCGGGGCCGTTCCTGACGAAGGCACCCGGGCACGCAACGATCGTCGCCGGCACGATCCTGCGCCGCGAACCGAGCGCCCGGCTGGTCTGCCGCACCGTCCTCGTCCCCCACCCCGACGGCGCCAATACCTCGTGGGAGGTCGCGAACCGACTGTTGGCGTTCCTCCGCGACGACGTCTCGGTGCTCAACATGTCGTTCGGTTGTCTGACCGACGGGTCGCCGCCGCTGGCTCTGCGTCGAGCGCTGGATCGGCTGAGTGGTTCGGTGGTCCTGGTCGCGGCGGCCGGCAACCACGGCGAGAGCACGATGCCCGCCGCCGTGTACCCGGCTGCGTTCGGCGACGTGACCGCAGTCGGTGCCGCCGGGACCGACGGTGAGATCGCGCCGACCACTCCGCGGGCGCCCTGGCTGGACCTGCTCGCCCCCGGCGTCGACGTCGTCGGCCCGTTCCCTCCGGCGGTCGCACTCTCCGCCGACACCGCACCGACGGCGTTCCGCTCCGGCTACGCGCGGTGGTCCGGGAGCTCGTTCGCCGCCGCGAACGTCACCGGGGCGATCGCCCGGCTGATCGTGACCGAGCGGATCGACGCGTTCGCCGCGCGGGACCGGCTGCTCGAGGAAGCAGGGCCGGACATCCGTCCGTTCGTGCTGGAGGTCTGA